A DNA window from Coffea arabica cultivar ET-39 chromosome 6c, Coffea Arabica ET-39 HiFi, whole genome shotgun sequence contains the following coding sequences:
- the LOC140008571 gene encoding LOB domain-containing protein 27-like, which yields MTLKGGTSQACAACKYQRRRCTADCPLAPYFPADQPKMFQNAHKLFGVSNILKVLRQLDPSQKLVAMKSIIYQANIRDKYPVHGCLGIIQQLWYQIQLAEEELQAIHAQLAFYRQHQQQEVSTGLSDSISQLQLGMATPSNALSLFHQDAPQNYDNTVSALPIGSHPTYSSNSANAANYNATYMDSKENNAVNSLWVQQPPYNNSSSNINSNPMVMQSQLINSQPLIIQQDCGTQDYDEMHPFFDTIDDRQSYIASKEAYESSSESSLKDTTQSVEHVAENELKSAAACFSLTSVN from the exons ATGACCCTCAAAGGTGGCACCAGCCAAGCCTGCGCTGCCTGCAAGTATCAGAGGAGGAGGTGCACGGCTGACTGTCCACTCGCACCATACTTCCCGGCTGATCAGCCTAAGATGTTCCAGAATGCTCACAAGCTTTTTGGCGTGAGCAACATCTTGAAGGTTCTGAGACAGCTAGACCCCAGCCAGAAGTTGGTTGCCATGAAGTCCATCATCTATCAAGCAAATATACGCGATAAGTATCCTGTCCACGGATGTTTAGGAATCATACAACAATTGTGGTACCAAATTCAACTAGCCGAGGAGGAACTTCAAGCTATTCATGCACAATTGGCTTTCTATCGACAACATCAGCAACAAGAGGTGTCAACTGGATTGAGTGATTCTATATCGCAATTGCAATTGGGAATGGCAACTCCAAGCAATGCCCTGTCGCTTTTTCACCAGGATGCTCCTCAAAATTATGACAATACCGTATCTGCACTGCCCATTGGATCACACCCCACTTACTCCTCCAATAGTGCCAACGCTGCCAATTACAATGCAACTTACATGGATTCCAAGGAAAACAATGCTGTAAACTCTTTATGGGTTCAACAGCCGCCCTACAACAATAGCAGTAGTAATATTAATAGCAATCCAATGGTTATGCAATCTCAGTTGATAAACTCGCAGCCCTTAATAATCCAACAAGATTGTGGCACACAAGATTATGATGAAATGCACCCATTCTTTGATACAATTGATGATAGACAGTCTTATATCGCTTCCAAGGAAGCATATGAGTCGAG CTCTGAATCATCATTGAAGGATACAACACAATCTGTTGAGCATGTAGCTGAGAATGAGTTGAAGAGTGCTGCAGCGTGTTTCAGTCTTACCAGCGTTAATTAA